A genomic window from Populus nigra chromosome 7, ddPopNigr1.1, whole genome shotgun sequence includes:
- the LOC133698942 gene encoding pentatricopeptide repeat-containing protein At5g39350, producing MNGPTKTTISKTTKLLLAPKTIRYQSLLKHYGAAQSLTRTIQLHAHLITSGLLSIDIRSVLVATYAHCGHVHNARKLFDVLPQRGTLLYNFMIKMYIAKGDYFEAMKVFLEMLGSKDCCPDNYTYPFVIKACSELLLVEYGRVLHGLTLVSKFGSHLFVLNSLLAMYMNCGEVEEARKVFDAMKEKSVVSWNTMINGYFKNGFANTALVVFNQMVDSGVEIDGASVVSVLPACGYLKELEVGRRVHGLVEEKVLGKKIVSNALVDMYAKCGSMDEARLVFDNMVERDVVSWTSMINGYILNGDAKSALSLFKIMQIEGLRPNSVTIALILLACASLNNLKDGRCLHGWVMKQRLYSEVAVETSLIDMYAKCNCLGLSFSVFTRTSRKKTVPWNAMLSGCVHNKLVTEAIGLFKKMLMEGVEINAATCNSLLPAYGILADLQPVNNINSYLMRSGFVSNIQVATSLVDIYSKCGSLESAHKIFNTIPVDVQDIFVWSIIIAGYGMHGHGEIAVLLFKQMVQSGVKPNDVTFTSVLQSCSHAGLVDDGLHLFKFMLKDHQTIPNDDHYTCMVDLLGRAGRMDEAYDLIKTMPFMPGHAVWGALLGACVMHENVELGEVAAKWLFELEPDNTGNYVLLAKLYAALGRWEDAESVRQRMDDIGLRKAPAHSSIGVGTVNW from the coding sequence ATGAATGGCCCAACAAAGACTACTATATCCAAAACAACCAAGCTCTTGCTCGCCCCTAAAACGATCCGATACCAGTCTCTCTTAAAACACTATGGAGCCGCTCAATCCCTCACCAGAACAATACAACTCCATGCCCACCTCATTACCTCTGGCCTTCTCTCCATCGATATCCGGTCAGTCCTTGTCGCAACCTATGCGCATTGTGGGCACGTACATAATGCACGCAAACTGTTCGATGTATTGCCTCAACGAGGCACGCTCTTATATAACTTCATGATTAAAATGTATATAGCTAAGGGGGATTATTTTGAAGCGATGAAGGTGTTTCTTGAAATGCTTGGATCAAAAGATTGCTGCCCGGATAATTATACATACCCGTTTGTTATTAAAGCCTGTAGTGAATTGTTATTGGTTGAATATGGTAGAGTGCTTCATGGGCTGACGCTAGTGTCAAAGTTTGGTTCACACTTGTTTGTGCTGAATTCTTTATTGGCAATGTATATGAATTGTGGGGAAGTGGAGGAGGCAAGAAAGGTTTTTGATGCAATGAAAGAGAAGAGTGTGGTTTCTTGGAATACTATGATAAATGGGTATTTCAAGAATGGGTTTGCAAATACTGCTTTGGTGGTTTTTAACCAAATGGTGGATTCTGGGGTTGAGATTGATGGTGCTAGTGTGGTTTCCGTGTTGCCGGCTTGTGGGTATTTGAAGGAATTGGAAGTGGGGAGAAGGGTTCATGGATTAGTGGAAGAGAAGGTTTTAGGTAAAAAGATAGTGAGCAATGCATTGGTGGATATGTATGCTAAGTGTGGTAGTATGGATGAGGCGAGGTTGGTTTTTGATAACATGGTTGAAAGGGATGTAGTGAGTTGGACTTCAATGATTAATGGGTACATTTTGAATGGTGATGCGAAAAGTGCATTATCACTTTTTAAGATTATGCAGATTGAAGGGTTACGACCCAATTCAGTGACTATAGCCTTGATTCTTTTGGCTTGTGCTAGTTTGAATAATTTGAAGGATGGTCGTTGCTTGCATGGTTGGGTGATGAAGCAAAGGCTTTATTCAGAAGTTGCTGTAGAGACTTCATTGATTGACATGTATGCAAAATGCAATTGTCTTGGCCTAAGTTTCTCAGTCTTTACTAGAActtcaagaaagaaaacagtTCCATGGAATGCAATGCTCTCTGGTTGTGTTCATAATAAACTTGTAACCGAAGCAATAGGACTTTTCAAGAAAATGCTAATGGAAGGAGTGGAAATAAATGCTGCAACATGCAATAGTCTCCTTCCTGCATATGGCATTCTTGCTGATCTACAGCCTGTAAACAATATAAACAGTTATCTAATGAGGTCTGGGTTTGTTTCAAATATTCAAGTTGCCACTTCTCTCGTTGATATATATTCCAAGTGTGGAAGTTTAGAATCTGCTCACAAGATTTTTAATACTATCCCTGTAGATGTCCAGGACATTTTTGTGTGGAGTATAATTATAGCTGGTTATGGAATGCATGGACATGGTGAGATTGCTGTTTTACTTTTCAAACAAATGGTTCAGTCTGGGGTGAAGCCAAATGATGTTACTTTTACTTCAGTATTGCAATCTTGCAGCCATGCTGGCTTGGTGGATGATGGCTTGCATTTGTTCAAATTCATGCTCAAGGATCACCAAACAATCCCCAATGATGATCATTACACGTGCATGGTTGATTTGCTTGGTCGTGCTGGTCGAATGGATGAAGCTTATGATCTGATAAAGACAATGCCATTTATGCCAGGCCATGCTGTATGGGGTGCATTGCTTGGTGCATGTGTGATGCATGAAAATGTTGAATTGGGAGAAGTTGCAGCAAAATGGCTTTTTGAGCTCGAGCCAGATAACACAGGAAATTATGTGCTGCTGGCCAAACTTTATGCTGCACTGGGAAGGTGGGAAGATGCGGAAAGTGTGAGACAAAGGATGGATGACATCGGATTAAGAAAAGCACCCGCCCACAGTTCGATTGGGGTTGGAACTGTGAATTGGTAA